The following are encoded together in the Glycine max cultivar Williams 82 chromosome 8, Glycine_max_v4.0, whole genome shotgun sequence genome:
- the LOC100800532 gene encoding pentatricopeptide repeat-containing protein At2g37230, translated as MALLSNSKLLRWTPTLHPNPLSAFSTAEALSETDHPSPPSPQPQPPPIIPPRENNLELTICKMMSNRAWTTRLQNSIRSLVPEFDPSLVYNVLHGAASPEHALQFYRWVERAGLFTHTPETTLKIVQILGRYSKLNHARCILFDDTRGGASRATVTEDAFVSLIDSYGRAGIVQESVKLFKKMKELGVDRTVKSYDALFKVILRRGRYMMAKRYYNAMLNESVEPTRHTYNILLWGMFLSLRLDTAVRFYEDMKSRGILPDVVTYNTLINGYFRFKKVEEAEKLFVEMKGRDIVPNVISFTTMLKGYVAAGQIDDALKVFEEMKGCGVKPNAVTFSTLLPGLCDAEKMAEARDVLGEMVERYIAPKDNAVFMKLMSCQCKAGDLDAAGDVLKAMIRLSIPTEAGHYGVLIENFCKANLYDKAEKLLDKMIEKEIVLRQKNAYETELFEMEPSAYNLMIGYLCEHGRTGKAETFFRQLMKKGVQDSVSFNNLICGHSKEGNPDSAFEIIKIMGRRGVARDADSYRLLIESYLRKGEPADAKTALDGMLESGHLPESSLYRSVMESLFDDGRVQTASRVMKSMVEKGVKENMDLVSKVLEALLMRGHVEEALGRIHLLMLNGCEPDFDHLLSVLCEKEKTIAALKLLDFVLERDCIIDFSIYDKVLDALLAAGKTLNAYSILCKILEKGGSTDWSSRDELIKSLNQEGNTKQADVLSRMIKGTDGGPPKRGGKRKTTVST; from the coding sequence ATGGCTCTGCTTTCCAATTCCAAGCTTCTCCGATGGACACCCACTCTCCATCCAAACCCTCTCTCCGCCTTCTCCACCGCCGAAGCTCTCTCCGAAACCGACCACCCCTCTCCGCCCTCCCCGCAGCCCCAACCCCCACCAATCATTCCCCCTCGCGAGAACAATCTCGAACTCACCATCTGCAAGATGATGTCCAACCGCGCATGGACCACGCGCCTCCAAAACTCGATCCGCTCCCTCGTCCCGGAATTCGACCCCTCCCTCGTCTACAACGTCCTCCACGGCGCCGCCTCGCCGGAACACGCGCTTCAGTTCTACCGCTGGGTCGAGCGCGCCGGCCTCTTCACCCACACCCCGGAAACCACCCTCAAGATCGTCCAAATCCTCGGCCGATACTCCAAGCTCAACCACGCTCGCTGCATCCTCTTCGACGACACTCGCGGCGGCGCGTCACGCGCCACCGTCACCGAGGACGCCTTCGTCTCCCTCATCGACAGCTACGGCCGCGCCGGGATCGTGCAGGAGTCCGTCAAGCTTTTCAAGAAAATGAAGGAGCTCGGCGTGGACCGCACCGTGAAATCCTACGACGCGCTTTTCAAGGTCATTCTCCGACGCGGACGCTACATGATGGCGAAGAGGTACTATAATGCCATGTTGAATGAGAGCGTGGAGCCCACGCGCCACACTTATAACATTCTGCTTTGGGGTATGTTTCTGTCGTTGAGATTGGACACTGCTGTTAGGTTTTACGAGGATATGAAGAGTAGGGGCATTTTGCCTGATGTTGTGACTTATAACACTTTGATTAATGGTTATTTTCGGTTTAAGAAGGTGGAGGAGGCTGAAAAGTTGTTTGTGGAGATGAAGGGGAGGGATATTGTTCCCAATGTGATTAGTTTCACCACCATGTTGAAGGGGTATGTTGCGGCGGGGCAGATTGATGATGCTTTGAAGGTTTTTGAGGAGATGAAGGGCTGTGGAGTTAAGCCGAATGCGGTGACTTTCTCCACACTGTTGCCGGGGCTGTGTGACGCCGAGAAGATGGCGGAGGCGAGGGATGTGTTAGGGGAGATGGTGGAGAGGTACATTGCACCGAAGGATAATGCTGTGTTTATGAAGTTGATGAGTTGCCAGTGTAAGGCTGGGGACTTGGATGCGGCTGGGGATGTGCTGAAGGCGATGATTAGGCTGAGCATTCCGACCGAGGCTGGGCACTATGGGGTGCTGATTGAGAATTTTTGCAAGGCAAATTTGTATGACAAGGCGGAGAAGTTGTTGGACAAGATGATTGAGAAGGAGATTGTGTTGCGGCAGAAGAATGCTTATGAGACAGAGCTTTTTGAGATGGAGCCTAGTGCTTATAATTTGATGATTGGGTATTTGTGTGAGCATGGGCGGACTGGTAAGGCAGAGACTTTTTTCCGCCAGTTGATGAAAAAGGGTGTGCAGGATTCggtttcttttaataatttgatatgTGGGCACTCGAAGGAAGGCAACCCTGATTCTGCCTTTGAGATTATAAAGATCATGGGGAGGAGAGGGGTTGCTAGAGATGCGGATTCCTACAGGTTGCTTATTGAGAGTTACTTGAGAAAAGGGGAGCCGGCTGATGCTAAAACAGCTTTGGACGGCATGCTTGAGAGTGGGCATCTACCGGAATCATCGCTTTATAGGTCAGTTATGGAGAGTTTGTTTGATGATGGCAGGGTTCAAACTGCTAGCAGAGTAATGAAGAGTATGGTGGAGAAGGGGGTGAAGGAGAATATGGACTTGGTTTCGAAGGTATTGGAGGCCCTTCTCATGAGGGGTCATGTGGAAGAAGCTCTGGGACGAATTCATTTGCTTATGCTTAATGGGTGTGAGCCTGATTTTGACCATCTTTTATCTGTTCTTTGTGAGAAAGAAAAGACAATTGCTGCTCTCAAACTGTTAGATTTTGTTCTTGAAAGAGACTGTATCATAGATTTTTCAATCTATGATAAGGTTTTAGATGCTCTCTTAGCAGCAGGGAAGACACTCAATGCTTATTCCATTTTATGTAAAATTCTGGAGAAAGGAGGATCAACAGATTGGAGCAGCCGTGATGAGCTGATCAAGAGTCTTAATCAGGAGGGGAACACAAAGCAAGCAGATGTTTTGTCAAGAATGATCAAGGGAACAGATGGAGGTCCTCCAAAGAGAGGAGGAAAGAGAAAAACTACTGTATCCACATAG
- the LOC100801621 gene encoding probable inositol transporter 2: MEGGVPDADISAFRECLSLSWKNPYVLRLAFSAGIGGLLFGYDTGVISGALLYIRDEFPAVDRKTWLQESIVSTAIAGAIIGAAVGGWMNDRFGRRKSILVADVLFIVGSAVMAAAPVPAVLIIGRVFVGLGVGMASMASPLYISEASPTKVRGALVALNSFLITGGQFLSYLINLAFTKAPGTWRWMLGVAAAPAIIQVVLMFTLPESPRWLFRRGKEEEAKAILRKIYQANEVEEEIQALHDSVAMELKQAESSDNMNIIKLFKTKAVRRGLVAGMGLQIFQQFTGINTVMYYSPTIVQLAGYASNQTALLLSLITSGLNAFGSVVSIYFIDKTGRKKLALLSLCGCVVALTLLTFTFRHTATHSPMISALETVHFNNTCPGFGHAVNANQWDCMMCLKAECGYCASGVSSKSLPGACLISNDATKGMCQKEHRAWYTQGCPSKIGWLAIVGLALYIIFFSPGMGTVPWVVNSEIYPLRYRGVCGGIASTTCWVSNLIVSQSFLTLTVAIGTAWTFMLFGFVALIGIFFVLIFVPETKGVPMEEVEQMLEERAVHLKFWEKASPPQKG; the protein is encoded by the exons ATGGAAGGAGGAGTACCTGACGCCGATATCTCTGCCTTCAGAGAATGCCTCTCCCTCTCATGGAAGAATCCCTATGTCCTTCGCCTCGCTTTCTCAGCTGGAATCGGTGGCCTTCTTTTTGGCTATGACACCg GAGTGATATCTGGAGCTCTTTTGTATATAAGGGATGAATTCCCAGCTGTAGATAGGAAGACTTGGCTTCAG gaATCTATAGTGAGTACAGCAATTGCTGGAGCAATAATAGGTGCTGCAGTGGGTGGATGGATGAACGACCGATttggaagaagaaaatcaaTCCTTGTAGCTGATGTCCTCTTTATAGTTGGGTCAGCAGTAATGGCTGCAGCACCTGTCCCTGCTGTTCTCATCATAGGTCGAGTTTTTGTTGGCCTTGGTGTTGGAATGGCTTCAATGGCATCTCCTCTCTACATTTCTGAGGCTTCCCCCACCAAAGTTCGGGGAGCCCTTGTAGCTCTCAACAGTTTCCTCATCACTGGTGGACAATTTCTCTCCTACCTCATCAACTTGGCTTTCACAAAG GCGCCGGGTACATGGAGGTGGATGCTTGGAGTGGCTGCTGCACCTGCTATAATACAAGTGGTGTTAATGTTCACGCTCCCAGAATCACCACGTTGGCTGTTCCGACGG GGAAAGGAGGAGGAAGCAAAAGCAATATTAAGGAAAATTTATCAAGCCAATGAAGTTGAGGAAGAAATCCAAGCTTTGCATGATTCAGTTGCTATGGAACTGAAGCAAGCAGAATCCTCAGATAACATGAACATAATCAAACTGTTTAAAACGAAGGCTGTGAGGAGAGGTTTGGTGGCAGGAATGGGGCTTCAAATCTTCCAGCAATTCACGGGCATCAACACTGTCATGTACTACAGTCCCACAATTGTTCAGTTAGCTGGTTATGCATCCAACCAGACGGCATTGCTCCTCTCCCTCATCACTTCTGGGCTTAACGCTTTCGGTTCGGTCGTTAGCATCTACTTCATTGACAAGACTGGGAGAAAGAAACTTGCTTTGCTTAGTTTGTGTGGCTGTGTTGTAGCCTTGACCCTTTTAACTTTCACTTTCCGCCACACCGCAACTCATTCTCCAATGATTAGTGCGCTTGAGACCGTTCATTTCAACAACACCTGCCCCGGTTTCGGCCACGCTGTCAATGCTAATCAATGGGATTGCATGATGTGTCTCAAGGCAGAATGTGGCTATTGTGCATCCGGTGTCTCTAGCAAG AGCTTACCAGGGGCATGTTTGATTTCTAATGATGCAACAAAGGGTATGTGTCAAAAAGAACATAGAGCATGGTACACACAGGGATGTCCTAGCAAAATTGGGTGGCTTGCAATAGTGGGACTTGCACTGTACATCATATTCTTCTCACCAGGGATGGGAACTGTTCCATGGGTTGTCAATTCTGAAATCTATCCTCTGAGGTACCGTGGGGTATGTGGAGGAATTGCTTCTACAACTTGTTGGGTTTCAAACCTCATTGTTTCCCAGTCCTTCTTGACTTTGACCGTGGCTATTGGGACAGCATGGACATTCATGTTGTTTGGATTTGTTGCTCTCATTGGCATCTTCTTCGTTCTCATTTTCGTGCCAGAAACCAAGGGAGTTCCAATGGAAGAAGTTGAGCAAATGCTGGAGGAAAGAGCTGTGCACTTGAAGTTTTGGGAGAAGGCGAGTCCTCCCCAGAAGGGTTGA